Proteins encoded in a region of the Dorea longicatena genome:
- the modA gene encoding molybdate ABC transporter substrate-binding protein has product MKNQMAKRIASVLLAGVMLVSLAACGENKKTEEKKTDDSKKSSKKETEIQVFIAASLNTVMTELAKEYNEDHPEVKITFNADSSGTLLTQIEEGYECDLFFSAAQKQMDQLEADGLVVDGTRANVLNNQVVVISLKDSGTKVTGLENLKDAKSIALAGGSVPVGKYTRQALVNLGTLKADGEVDAITTDQVSQALGGVEISEEDNVSKVLTAVAEGSCEVGTTYYSDTYGYEDKLNILQVVSYDLTGDVIYPICQVQNDEADKTQTAAAKDFYKFVLSDKTKKVFDAYYFDTDVER; this is encoded by the coding sequence ATGAAGAACCAGATGGCAAAAAGGATTGCATCTGTCCTCCTGGCAGGAGTGATGCTAGTTTCACTGGCAGCATGCGGAGAAAATAAAAAGACAGAAGAAAAGAAGACAGATGACAGCAAAAAGAGCAGCAAGAAAGAGACAGAGATCCAGGTATTCATCGCAGCAAGCCTGAACACGGTTATGACAGAGCTTGCAAAAGAGTACAACGAAGATCATCCGGAAGTGAAGATCACATTTAATGCAGACAGCTCCGGAACATTGCTGACACAGATCGAAGAGGGATATGAGTGTGACCTGTTCTTCTCTGCAGCACAGAAGCAGATGGATCAGCTTGAAGCAGACGGATTGGTAGTAGACGGCACAAGAGCAAATGTCCTGAATAACCAGGTGGTAGTTATCTCCTTAAAAGACAGCGGCACAAAGGTAACAGGTCTTGAGAACTTAAAAGATGCCAAGAGTATCGCACTTGCAGGCGGAAGTGTTCCGGTTGGAAAATATACAAGACAGGCACTGGTAAATCTTGGAACATTAAAGGCTGACGGTGAAGTAGATGCCATTACAACAGATCAAGTATCACAGGCACTTGGTGGAGTGGAGATTAGTGAGGAAGATAACGTAAGTAAAGTACTTACAGCAGTAGCAGAAGGATCCTGTGAAGTTGGAACAACATACTATTCAGATACTTATGGATACGAAGACAAACTGAATATCCTTCAGGTTGTAAGCTATGATCTGACAGGCGATGTTATCTACCCAATCTGTCAGGTACAGAATGACGAAGCAGATAAGACACAGACTGCAGCCGCAAAAGACTTCTACAAATTCGTATTATCTGACAAGACTAAGAAAGTCTTCGATGCATACTATTTCGACACAGACGTAGAAAGATAA
- the modB gene encoding molybdate ABC transporter permease subunit yields MDAVVEILKGLDYSPLYVSLKTGIVATIFSFFLGLFAARRVIKAGPKVKAIADGILTLPMVLPPTAAGFFLLLLFSRRRPFGILLYEQFGIKVVQTWAGCIIAATVIAFPLMYRNARAAFEQIDVNLIHAARTLGMPEYKIFWKVAVPSAGPGLVAGTILTFARALGEYGATSMLAGNIPGKTGTISQRIAMVIQDGNYLTAGIWVVIIMLVAFVLIVLMNLVTGQNTKNIRRW; encoded by the coding sequence ATGGATGCAGTGGTAGAAATATTGAAAGGACTGGATTACAGTCCACTATATGTGTCGTTAAAGACGGGAATTGTTGCAACGATATTCTCATTCTTTCTTGGCCTGTTTGCCGCAAGAAGAGTAATCAAGGCAGGACCGAAAGTGAAAGCAATTGCAGATGGGATCCTGACACTGCCGATGGTACTGCCGCCGACGGCAGCAGGATTCTTCCTGCTTCTTCTGTTCAGCAGAAGACGTCCGTTTGGTATCCTGCTGTACGAACAATTTGGCATCAAAGTTGTACAGACCTGGGCTGGCTGTATCATAGCAGCGACCGTGATCGCATTTCCGCTGATGTACAGAAATGCAAGAGCGGCATTCGAACAGATCGATGTGAATCTGATCCATGCGGCAAGAACACTTGGTATGCCGGAATATAAGATCTTCTGGAAGGTTGCAGTCCCATCCGCAGGACCGGGACTGGTAGCGGGTACGATCCTGACATTTGCAAGAGCGCTTGGAGAATATGGTGCAACATCCATGCTTGCGGGCAATATTCCGGGAAAGACGGGAACCATTTCCCAGAGGATCGCAATGGTTATCCAGGACGGCAATTATCTGACGGCGGGCATCTGGGTTGTGATCATTATGCTGGTTGCATTCGTGCTGATCGTCCTTATGAATCTGGTGACCGGTCAGAATACGAAGAATATCCGGAGATGGTAG